Proteins from a single region of Kineosporiaceae bacterium:
- a CDS encoding thioredoxin family protein, with protein MSPDLMRVVILVSSLAIAVVVGAAVMARSGRAREVRSDDVLTTEELSAALGSRATFVQFSTTVCSPCRATRAVLSELISHLSEVTHVELDAEQHLDLVRRLHVRRTPTVLILNGKGRIVRRMSGAVTAVQAREAIADLVPEAVAA; from the coding sequence ATGAGTCCGGACCTGATGCGAGTCGTCATCCTGGTGAGCTCTCTGGCGATCGCCGTGGTGGTCGGCGCGGCCGTCATGGCTCGGTCGGGCCGTGCCCGTGAGGTGCGCAGCGACGACGTCCTCACCACGGAGGAGCTGAGCGCCGCTCTCGGCAGCCGGGCCACGTTCGTACAGTTCTCGACCACCGTGTGCTCCCCGTGTCGTGCCACCCGGGCGGTCCTGAGCGAGCTGATCTCGCACCTGTCCGAGGTGACCCATGTCGAACTCGACGCCGAGCAGCACCTCGACCTGGTTCGTCGCCTGCATGTCCGCCGCACGCCCACGGTGCTGATCCTGAACGGGAAGGGCCGCATCGTGCGGCGCATGTCCGGGGCCGTGACCGCCGTCCAGGCGCGCGAGGCCATCGCCGATCTGGTCCCCGAGGCCGTGGCGGCCTGA
- a CDS encoding dihydrofolate reductase, whose amino-acid sequence MTRQVIANIMLSLDGRTTGPGGPFDMGWIVPHAITDQARDGLVAMTSGTTALLGRVNYQGFGGYWPPVAADESAEPRDRRFAAWLTEVEKVVFSTTLAPDLDWRNSRLATASPADTVRTLRAQGDGDIWVLSSQSIIRQLLEADEVDRLRITLAPELVGGGERLFPEGLTPSRWALAASLPTDSGAIMLTFDRRQ is encoded by the coding sequence ATGACCCGCCAGGTGATCGCCAACATCATGCTGTCGCTGGATGGCCGCACCACCGGGCCGGGCGGTCCGTTCGACATGGGTTGGATCGTGCCCCACGCCATCACGGATCAGGCTCGGGACGGCCTGGTGGCGATGACCTCGGGGACGACGGCGCTGCTGGGCCGCGTCAACTACCAAGGCTTCGGTGGCTACTGGCCGCCCGTCGCTGCCGACGAGTCCGCCGAGCCGCGCGACCGACGGTTCGCCGCCTGGCTCACGGAGGTCGAGAAGGTCGTCTTCTCCACCACCCTCGCGCCCGACCTCGACTGGCGGAACTCACGGCTGGCAACGGCCTCCCCGGCCGACACCGTCCGGACACTACGAGCTCAGGGCGACGGCGACATCTGGGTGTTGAGCAGCCAGTCCATCATCCGGCAGCTGCTCGAGGCCGACGAGGTGGACCGGCTGCGCATCACGCTCGCCCCGGAGTTGGTGGGTGGCGGCGAGCGACTGTTCCCCGAGGGGCTGACGCCGTCCAGGTGGGCGCTCGCAGCCAGCCTCCCCACGGACTCCGGCGCCATCATGCTGACCTTCGACCGCCGACAGTGA
- a CDS encoding DUF222 domain-containing protein, whose protein sequence is MEPEQTPTPDGEPAVGNGGLPGIPHGDADAAAMNASPVTAVLDAVSAQIRSLQTTPTLTLSDDELRDALIAVHRVANQVEAATLHLVRALDDRPEAMPTCAPGKVAATFLVHALRVDPGTAARDVAAARALDPDGAGVGVAGDSDGAGLGAAGLGLPEVGAALAAGDISRRHVDHAVGCLGRIDRDVLAHLDPDGISGIQRVDEFLAEMARQHAPHVFRRLCTQLEEALNPDRGFDPKAHEKRYLHLGTDSNGMLVGRFALSPADGLIVRNVIHALSKPTTPTTTTDAEAAAEAGGDKQVQGELPLRDPRTAAQRRADALTHLARLALHRGTDPDADPNPEEGPPADGEDDRNGSATAGRITSKTVPPTRRGPTPPPATGVHISLIATLDQLTACLRSAPTPGAGLGSDLGPGGGPLPRHVLAQMLCQSLISPSLLDGNGAVLAQGRAQRLATPTQRRAVFARDRGCIIPGCTAPPDWCDVHHVVPWADGGLTDVDKMVLACDRDHTGIHAGIWTITMINGVPWVIPPPWIDPLQRPVRNTIHDDERTAHRLARHLGNQLSLDLEPDTGVGPCPDACHDAGPDPPEPT, encoded by the coding sequence ATGGAACCGGAGCAGACACCCACCCCGGACGGCGAGCCCGCCGTCGGGAATGGTGGGCTGCCCGGTATCCCGCACGGCGACGCCGACGCGGCCGCGATGAACGCGTCACCGGTCACCGCCGTGTTGGATGCGGTCTCGGCTCAGATCCGCTCACTACAGACGACGCCGACCCTGACCTTGTCGGACGACGAGCTGCGCGACGCGCTCATCGCGGTCCACCGGGTCGCCAACCAGGTCGAGGCCGCCACCTTGCACTTGGTGCGGGCGTTGGATGATCGGCCGGAGGCGATGCCCACCTGCGCGCCCGGCAAGGTCGCCGCCACGTTCCTGGTGCACGCCCTGCGGGTCGATCCCGGCACCGCGGCCCGGGACGTCGCCGCAGCCCGTGCCCTCGACCCGGACGGCGCCGGGGTCGGTGTCGCCGGCGACAGCGACGGTGCGGGTCTGGGCGCGGCTGGGCTGGGGTTGCCGGAGGTGGGGGCGGCGTTGGCTGCCGGCGACATCTCGCGACGTCACGTCGACCATGCGGTCGGGTGCCTGGGCCGCATCGATCGGGACGTGTTGGCCCACCTGGATCCGGACGGGATCTCCGGGATCCAACGCGTCGATGAGTTCCTGGCCGAGATGGCCCGCCAGCACGCCCCGCACGTGTTCCGGCGCCTGTGCACCCAGTTGGAAGAGGCCCTCAACCCGGACAGAGGCTTCGACCCGAAGGCTCACGAGAAGCGGTACCTGCACCTGGGCACCGACAGCAACGGGATGTTGGTCGGCCGGTTCGCGTTGTCCCCGGCGGACGGGTTGATCGTCCGGAACGTGATCCACGCGTTGAGCAAACCCACCACACCCACCACGACCACCGACGCCGAGGCTGCCGCTGAAGCTGGTGGTGACAAGCAGGTGCAGGGTGAGCTGCCGCTGCGTGACCCCCGCACCGCGGCACAACGCCGCGCCGATGCCTTGACCCACCTGGCTCGGCTGGCCCTGCACCGCGGCACCGACCCCGACGCAGACCCCAACCCCGAGGAAGGTCCACCGGCCGACGGCGAAGACGACCGCAACGGCTCAGCGACCGCTGGCCGGATCACGAGTAAGACCGTTCCACCCACCCGCCGCGGACCCACCCCACCACCGGCCACCGGCGTGCACATCTCCCTGATCGCCACCCTCGACCAACTCACCGCCTGCCTACGGTCCGCACCCACCCCCGGCGCTGGGCTGGGCAGCGACCTGGGACCCGGCGGCGGACCCCTACCCCGCCACGTCCTGGCCCAGATGCTCTGCCAGAGCCTGATCTCCCCCAGCCTCCTGGACGGCAACGGCGCCGTGCTCGCTCAGGGCCGAGCCCAACGCCTCGCTACCCCCACCCAACGCCGCGCCGTGTTCGCCCGAGACCGGGGCTGCATCATCCCCGGCTGCACCGCGCCACCGGACTGGTGCGACGTCCACCATGTCGTGCCCTGGGCCGACGGCGGCCTCACCGACGTCGACAAGATGGTCCTGGCCTGCGACCGCGACCACACCGGCATCCACGCCGGCATCTGGACCATCACCATGATCAACGGCGTGCCCTGGGTCATCCCCCCACCCTGGATCGACCCACTGCAACGACCCGTCCGCAACACCATCCACGACGACGAACGGACAGCCCACCGGCTCGCCCGACACCTCGGCAACCAACTCAGCCTCGACCTCGAGCCGGACACTGGTGTCGGCCCATGCCCTGACGCCTGCCATGACGCAGGCCCCGACCCGCCGGAGCCGACGTGA
- a CDS encoding (2Fe-2S)-binding protein, giving the protein MSVPITLVVNGISYPVDIDPHASLLHTVREQVGLTGAKEGCDDSECGACMMLVDGRPTNSCSYLAVQADGAQVTTVEGLSDLTGTGEGTGSSTGDGGEQLSALQQAFLTRGGVQCGFCTPGMLVSATALLARSPHPSEDEIRVALSGNLCRCTGYDGIVKAVASVAAGEE; this is encoded by the coding sequence ATGAGTGTGCCGATCACCCTGGTGGTCAACGGGATCAGCTACCCGGTGGACATCGACCCGCATGCCAGCCTGCTGCACACGGTGCGCGAGCAGGTCGGCCTGACCGGGGCCAAGGAGGGCTGCGACGACTCCGAGTGCGGCGCCTGCATGATGCTGGTCGACGGCCGGCCCACGAACTCGTGCTCGTACCTGGCGGTCCAGGCCGACGGCGCGCAGGTGACCACGGTCGAGGGGCTGTCGGATCTCACCGGGACCGGCGAGGGCACCGGAAGCAGCACGGGTGACGGCGGCGAGCAGCTCTCGGCGCTGCAGCAGGCGTTCCTCACCCGCGGCGGGGTGCAGTGTGGCTTCTGCACCCCCGGCATGTTGGTGTCGGCGACGGCGCTGCTGGCCCGTTCCCCCCACCCGAGCGAGGACGAGATTCGCGTCGCGTTGTCCGGGAACCTCTGTCGCTGCACCGGATACGACGGCATCGTCAAGGCCGTGGCGTCGGTGGCCGCCGGCGAGGAGTAG
- a CDS encoding FAD binding domain-containing protein, with protein MSTYVEARDVATAVAAMAAGARPIAGGTDLVVGARHGKSPLPEALVGIHRIAELSTIEHAADGSVRIGALVTHAQLLADPVVAQRLPGLQDASAIVGSHATRANGTLGGNVMNASPAMDTGAPLLCHGARAVLVGPQGTRSLGLDELWTAPGRISASPDELLVAIEIPAAAAGGTEASAYVRLQYRRQMEIAVVGAGAWVQLSPDGATVQQARVAITALSPVICRVTAAEQALAGAGGGDLDAAVRAAGEAAAAASRPISDVRASAEYRRAMAAVVTRRAVQAAIRRATGEQVAVPASDWSVVR; from the coding sequence GTGAGCACCTACGTCGAGGCGCGGGACGTCGCGACCGCCGTGGCCGCGATGGCCGCCGGCGCCCGCCCGATCGCGGGCGGAACCGACCTGGTGGTGGGCGCCCGACACGGCAAGTCGCCGCTGCCGGAGGCGCTGGTCGGCATTCACCGTATCGCCGAACTGTCGACGATCGAGCATGCCGCCGATGGCAGCGTGCGTATCGGTGCTCTGGTCACCCACGCCCAGCTGCTGGCCGATCCCGTTGTGGCACAACGGCTACCGGGGCTGCAGGATGCGAGCGCGATCGTCGGCTCCCACGCCACCCGGGCCAACGGCACCCTCGGGGGCAATGTCATGAACGCCTCCCCGGCCATGGACACCGGAGCGCCGCTGCTCTGTCACGGCGCCCGCGCCGTCCTGGTCGGACCGCAGGGCACCCGCAGCCTCGGGCTCGACGAGCTCTGGACGGCGCCCGGCCGCATCTCGGCCTCCCCGGACGAGCTGCTCGTGGCCATCGAGATCCCCGCTGCTGCCGCCGGTGGCACCGAGGCCAGCGCCTATGTCCGGCTGCAGTACCGGCGCCAGATGGAGATCGCCGTCGTCGGTGCCGGTGCCTGGGTGCAGCTGTCACCGGACGGCGCCACCGTGCAGCAGGCGCGGGTGGCGATCACGGCGCTGTCCCCGGTGATCTGCCGGGTGACCGCGGCGGAGCAGGCCCTGGCCGGTGCGGGCGGTGGTGACCTGGACGCCGCGGTGCGCGCCGCGGGAGAGGCGGCCGCGGCGGCGTCCCGGCCGATCTCGGACGTGCGGGCCTCGGCGGAGTACCGCCGGGCGATGGCGGCGGTGGTGACCCGGCGGGCCGTGCAGGCCGCGATCCGGCGCGCCACGGGTGAGCAGGTGGCGGTTCCCGCGAGTGACTGGAGCGTTGTGCGATGA